From the Penaeus monodon isolate SGIC_2016 chromosome 3, NSTDA_Pmon_1, whole genome shotgun sequence genome, the window gtgggtcccccgggggagggcaaatgtcggggtgcgggaTTGGAAGAGAGTTACCGTCCCCCCTGCCCATGGCGGCGCCAACCCCCCCAtaaagttttggggggaaacccctggggaacccccacagggtggcggtcccacagcctccgCCCCCCTTTATTGGGCGGGGTttggcggggggggcggggtggcgtgcaccggagtgaccacccggggTTTTAAATTCAGGCGGCTTTCCCCGGTAggccttggaacatccggtccttgcggaggATGACGGTTCCTCTCTATCGCGGGAATTAAAGCGACTGGgattttgaggtggctgcccttcaaggtgagaagacctggtagggcacgatcagtgtgggtggttacacctacacTTCGGgcccgcagcgatggtccccacctccagggtgtagccatagccatccccgtcgacttcagcctgcggtacgAGGTGCCCTTGATAGGTATCAGGGCTTGAATGaagctgcttttggcttcttgttttcttattgCTGTAAagcccctaccgatgtacataaaccgATGTGAAAAGGGCGTTCTACCCAAACTCGATCTGTGGCAGacttgcccccggcgagacattcactTTGTTCGGGGCGCTTCATGGGGTACCCCGGCTGTACCACTGGCTCGAGATTcttttggcccccatggctcgggagctgaccccagcagcgagaatacccctccttctccgggatttttgTGGGTCCCAAAAATGGGATCTCGGGCTCCGGGTACCAGCgccccaactcgcatcgctggacttgggaCGCATGGGGGAAATGTGGAAAGGGAATCGCCCTTTctttcagcacgcgatggaggatcctccaaatgcggggtttaccggagtgtGAGTTCtgtgcaccgaccataggctgcttgtggctaccctgcgggtccacttcaaaacccccccgtCCCCCAGTGGCCCCCCCAAAGGGTGTTTCATTTTGAAGacaaaggggggaggatgggggcccGTGGGTTGCCACGGAGTCCtgccgattctcagaaaccagcaacctgacggaccctttTCTCGTGGGGCCCTTAAAAGCGCGTAGCACTCGAACCTCAGGGCCCTTGGCGACCCCCAAAGGGACAAGGCAGAATCCCATCTCCCccggacattagaggccactaaagcGTGCGCAAGGCTGGGCTGAAGGGAATCAGTCTTGGTCGTTCCATGTGCGGGGCTGGGACAtgctgaaaagggggaaaagggaacgttCTCAggattttgctgaggaggtcgaaggccatttcttggtaaatgaccttgccctgcctcccaaagccctgagaaaactgaacccaacccccccacagaATGCAGTCCGATCGCGGAGGACGgaccatctcagatcattttaGGGTTCGTGAAcggggctgagttttttgaacatTTTGTACCAGGTGGCCCTCCAAcagttgcttggatgcaagcgtttCTCAGTGCCTGTCCCGTACCCCCCCATCAGCGGGGGAACCTCTCCCAAAACAGAGGTTTGGCTGGCGTTTCCaagtgaagaggggaaagctgcaggcaatgtgatatccctgcAAATTGCAAAGGGGGGTGAACCTAGGggttcggggcctgcatacagtcctgactgccttttgggCAGTCTGGTCCCTTTCCCCCCGCCTGCTGGGGGGCGGGGTAATCCCTctctgaagggggaaagggggatgttgGGACTGTAGAAAACTaccgggcattacactgctcagcataccgggcaaggttccgctcaatttttctgaaacggacccgcaaccacctactggggcaCCAGAGCCGGGAGCGTCGGATTTACCCCTGGAAATTCCAAAATAGACCTATACTAGCCTTCGAGTAATTgggggaacgccgtcgtgatttttggTCGGgggatgcttgcagcctacattgccCTCAAGAAGGGCGTTTGATTTGGGTTgcatcgggaacgctatgggagatccgaggtcaggggaattctgacacagatttttggccgaTAGCAAACCTCATACTGGTATGAAAGTgctgaaagtgtggtggggtatgtcgaaattcttcccttttaatttagggtgaggcaagggtgttCCTTGCACCCAacctttttcaaaacttttaatgGCTGGGTAAGGgcagtactagccaaagtcaggcggggaaacactaggcaatattaaggtctcggacccttTCTTTGCCGACGAGTTTTCcatcccatctgagtccttggagtcacttgtggcggctcttgatgcatttagcaatgaggcgaagcccctaggcctagaggtctcctggacccaaaaccaagattcaggactttggggggcccgttaggggggaaacccttcagtcgatccactTGCGGCGGGACGTTGAAGTAcgaaagtttttcataccttggtactagtccatatctctgggttgtcagaccggaatcagtagacggattgggctggcaacaggagcccgaactcgatcaacaagagcgtttggggtGTCGGTATAGCAGAAAgggccaaactgcgtgtcttcaagccttgatattccagttttgcttatggaagcgaacctgggcgctatccagtgccttggatctcgccctttatgcctttttgtaacaaaaTCCCCTTTGCCGATCATGgggtcagttggcaggaccactgtCCAACCGGCGGGTTACCCGTGgaaggcatgggacctgttacttgcatatccgggacgccaactcaggctatatggccacctgctCGCCCCCCTAGGACGACCCGCCCACCAGGTTTTCACCTGCGagaaaaccctggggggagggacctgtgggacgctaggagatcatggttgggCGCCGACGGGGCCTGTCGCGAGGAataagatgggccgtgtgcctgcctggggactcgcctcggggatcccCGTGGTggaaaacgaagggtggatgcggccatgcgccccccctcggcgttgccccttgatgaggatgatgtgtgAGATAACTCTTTTTATTTGAGTATGTTTAAGCTAAACAACGttcagggttttatttttttgcatattacACATGTATCTTTTCGTATACGTCATGCATAATGTATTGTTGTGCATTGGTATATTtggggatatttatatatatatataaataatatatatatatataatatatatataatatattatatattatataattatataaaaatatatacacatatcacaaactatctatatctatcatcatctatctatctatctatcatctattttatatatgtattatattcaatatatatttaatatatatataattaatatatatatatattatataatatatatattaaagtatatatattatatatatattatatatattaaaaatatatatattataatataaatatatgtgtgtgtgtgttggtgggtgttgggtgtgtgtgggtgtgtgttgtgtatgtgtggtgtgtgtgttgttggtgtgtgtgtgtggtgtgttgtggtgtggtgtttgtatgttttgggggtgtgtgtgtttgtatgttggtgtatgtgttgttgtaaaagtctataaatattaatgaaattaaataaaacctttttttaatgtaACTAAGTTTTCTTGGGAACTCTAACTTTGTACATatatcatggtatatatatagtcaaaattTAACGagaagtttaaattttttatcaaggGGGGGGTGattatgcacacacccacacacacacacacacacacacacacaacaccaccaccaaaacattatatatatatatatataataatatataatatatatatatttaatatatgaatgaTTACGTATATCAAAAATtgttatattacaataaatatgtatattacacaacaaatatatatatatatatatatatatataatatataatataatataattatatatatattatatatatgggtgtgttgtgtgtgtgtgtgtgtgtgtgtggtgtgtgtggggtttttgtagaTGAAAtggaatgtatattaatatatcaatgtataaatattgtatataacacatacatattgtatattttgtaatgTTATATGAACCAGTGGGAATTCATGTCGAAAAATTCgaaccaaccaaaacccaaaaaaggcgTGTTCATTCGTTTCTTCCTCCGACCCCTTTGAATCGCAGCCGGAGTTCTGGAGGAGGAAagcagcacgtcagcaacacaaCCAGCGCCCCCGTACCCTAGCCCTTGCTCAGCACCTCCCCGACCAAaacggaaaagatcatgaccaatAGAGGGGGCGCCACACAGAACAAACCACAGAAAATTTCATCCCTCACCACAGCTGGCAGAAATCTAGAGGCCCCGGTGGCCACACTATGAAGATAACTaaacctctggcaagaagatcgggacatgcaggggaaaaaaatcagaccAAACCGACCTCCGCCAGGGGgatagcataccttgtggtggcccGCGATAAGATACATAGGGGAGACAGGACGTGGCCCCATGAACAACCTTGACCAGCCCCCGAGCGCCCCCCCGGCGACCGACAAgagagcgccttcgttgttccgTCGACTCCGCGGGCCTCTCCCCAAgtgtcccaggcctccatcattaaacaaggcctgcccccacgacaaaggaagatgctAGAAGCGGCGTTCAGACACACAACTAACAATTTCatcaccgcaacagggagccacgaactagccaaggtcgtcgcacacctgattaccaacgtgacctgaccgcctagtacctgtatatatatacatacctctatgtagctctagtcttatatgccctgatgaagcaataaatgcgaaaaggccttcggcatattcgtgtgttttcctgtacttcccttcgttgttctactcgcaacatGTATAtctgaatacatgtatatacaaatatacatatatacgtatatgtgtatccatctatctatctatatatatatgtatacacacacacacacacacacacacacaacatatatatatatatatatatatatatatatatatatatatatatatatatatatatatatatatgtatatatatataatatatatatattatatagatatatatatatatatatatgtatatatatatatatatatatatatatatatatatatatatatatatatatatatatattattatgtatgtatgttgtgtgtgtgtgtgagtgcatgtgtgtatgtgtctatatacatatgtttatgtttatatatgtatatatatccttataaatgtgcacacacacacacccgtatgtatatttacatatgcatatatatatatatatatatatatatatatatatatatatatatatatatatatatatatatatatgtatacatatatatatatatatatatatatatatatatatatatatatatatatatatatatatatatatatatatacacgtatatctacacaaacatatgtgtgtgtgtgcgtgtgtatgtgtgtgtgtgtgtgtatgtttgtatgtatgtatgtgtgtatgtaaataaataaatacatctatgtctatctatctatctatctatctatatacatgtgtgtgtgtgcgtgtatgtgtgcatgcgcttgtgtgtatgtgtctatatacatatgtttatgtttatatatatatatatatatatatatatatatatatatatatatataatatataatatatatatatatatatatatatatgtttatatattttacatatatatacatataaatgcacacacacacacacacacacacacacacacacacacacacacatacacacacatatacacacacatacacacacacacacacacacacacacacacacacacacacacacacacacatacacacacatatacacacacacacacacacacacacacacacacacacacacacacacacatacacacacatatacacacacacacccgtatgtatatatacatatgcattcatatatatatatatatatatatatatatatatatatatatatatatatatgtatatatatatatatatatatatatatatatatatatatatatatatatatatatatacatatacatgaatatctacacacacatatgtgtgtgtgtgtatgtgtgtgtgtgtgtatacgtatgtatatatacatatatctatatctatctatatacatgtgtgtgtgtgtgtggtgtgtatgtatacatatatatataaaaaagaaaaagaaaaaaagaacaagtcaaaaattttatttggaaaaaatcgTACTTCAAAAATTCGTAATAGTTATTTCCATCATGTCTTTATTGTAATGGTAGTTGATGATCATTCTGTAAACAGTAGTACCAACAGTAATCATAATTAGCAGTACAATAATGTTTTTAACATTTGTAACAGTGACGGCAGATCCGTACTACTCACATTAATAAAGCttctgacaaaaaataataatacaaaaataagtaaataaataaataaaaataaaacaaaataaataaataataataataataaaataagaagaagaaaagaagaagaaaaaaatgtcaacagTATTCACAGTGATATCAAGTACGTAGATGATCAGTATAAAACAATATAGTGACACATACAATAAAAGCTTTGATTATAACCAgaatactgaaatatatattacaataacagTTACACCTTATaaccatcgcacacacacacacacacacacacacatatatatgtgtgtgtgtgtgtgtgtgtgtgtgtgtgtgtgtgtgtgtgtgtgtatctgctttacaatatatatgaaatacacatgAAAACCATTACATCAGCTTACTCATCATTAAGAGCAGATGGTTGCATCTAGAAAACAAGTGAGATTCTGCCATCAGAATTACGAAACAGCGTCCAAGAGAGAAGACATTTAGGTAcaaaggcggagagggagatagagtcagagagagagaaaaaatgcgatGAGACAGGTATTGCAGAAATTGAGGACATGCACTGGTTCTGCTGGTATCTCGCGGTATGGACAGATAGAACAGCCCTGTACAAATAtcccctcttttgttttattgattgatttattaatatcattacttctttttaataattatatatatatatatatatatatatatatatatatgtatatatatatatatatatatatatatatatatattatatatatatatatatatatatatatatatattttttttttttttttttttttttttttttttttttttttttttctgaggcatATTTGTAGGAAGAAAGCAGGTACTGAGAACAGAGCAGATTAATGTGGCGCTGTATGTTGCATCATCAGCGAATCAACAGTGGTGTCCCTTTGGCCAACCGGAATATCTTTATAACattgtaaaataaataagtgaatagataagtaaacaaatatataaaataaataaatgaataaataaaatgatcagGTGGCCGTTGTTTGCATGCGTTCACGACAACATGTTGGTGGAATCTGCTCTCTTGAATGTTAAAATCCTGTTCTCCACACCACCAGTAGGTTCATGCCCATAACTAACAAAAAAGCTATCAACATGGTTTCAGTTCTCCATCCCTTGTTCATTCAGACGATCTGTGTCCTCAATCTCCTCTCTGTTCACACCATGTCTTCATTTCTCTGTGGATTGCGATTCTTGTTCAGTTTGCAGAAGTGAATATATTTAATAACTAACTGGGAGAATGGTCTATCTTATTACATAAGTTTACAGTATGTGCATATAATGAATGGTTTTCATAGAGATGTAGTATCACTTTTTAACACTTAGGTATATCTACATGAATGAAAATCCTCTATAATTAATTACATTTCTTCCGACAAGAAATTTGCGTCATTCTGTTTTGATCCacccacgcatacatacatatatacatacagacatacacacattatgAATAAACAAAGTGTTAGTAACACCAACGTCTATGTAAGAAAGGTCTCGTCACTGAGGTACTCAATTCGTCCGTTTCGCGCATGACGTCACTTGGAGTAAAGCCTGGGGGTTCGATGCTAAGCATGAGGTCAGTCGTGAATGAAACGTAGATTCGCAaaaatctccctcttcctcccgtttTCGCTCCCATGACTGACTGGCGCACGCAAAAGCCGCAATGACCTACACATGTTCAGTGGTTGAATGCAATATTTGTATGCTAGAGACTatgtatttattgtcatttaacTTATACATTTATagcaatgtatatgtattattcatatatgtatatatatatatatatatatatatatatatatatatatatatatatatatatatatatatatatataagctctacTTAGATTTAATGAATGTATGCGATGTGTGTTTTGATACCTtagttgtatgatttttttttataattaattcgtTGAAAGCGTTTCGACAGTATTATGATTCATATCCCAtgtcttttttgttcattttacttctttattataaCCTACCTATGTTGCAGCATGCttaaagaaatataaagtgaaatatacgatatatacctaCAAATAATCGTCGTTAATTATCGCCTGTAAAATCAGTCCAATGTGCAAATCACCGGAATGAGCCAGCATCTAATATTACTTTAGTTTATGTTCAGTGTGCTACCGTTTTATATTATCTCCTTCACCCAACCTACCATTCTCTATTCCCCCTCCCGTTCTCAACCACTACCAAGTGACGTCATAGGCCGTATCATCCAAAGCTGCACAGAACTTCGAAGTGACGAGACCTTATTAATATAGACCTTGGATAGAATAAATCAAAGACCGTCATATCCGTGTGctttcttgctcttcccttctTTGTATTTGCACTAATATAGCCAGTATACAATGGATAGGGCCATCGGTGCAGTATCAAAAGACGCGCTTGGCTATTTTCACAGTCTCGGAAGTCTGAAGGATCCAGATAGAGTAGGAGCTCGGGCATCCTGAATATCCCTCAGGAATCTCTGCAGACTAAAGCTATGGAGATCTATCTGGTCAAGGGCGTAAGGATTGCTTCCACGGTCCTCAGGTAATTCTAGATCTTCGTTCTCGTCATCGCGAATGGTCACAGGATTCTGGACGCCCCACGGAGTCAGTTGCCGCGTGAAAGGTACAAGGCTAGCTCTTGGTATAGATATTTCATACAGCGAGTCACTTTCGTTAACTCTGGGTAACTGTCCTTCGAGATCCTGTTGACAGATAAAGTATCAGATGTAGTATACAACATACAAACTGTGATTATTCTGCTGTTATTAGACTAAGAGATATGTATTACTATTGGTTGTCCAGTGGAGCGCATGATACCAAAGGGAATGACAATCAGCGTCAGATTTTCAACATGGCCTCATGCTGTTAATAGACGTGTAAGTAATTGACTAACCACATGTAGTCACTTCATGGAAGAAATCATAGCAAAATCAGACCAGTCTCTGAATCCCTGCTCTTACAGAAAACGAAAGAaccctttaccttttcccttaTGTGGTACACCCCTGTAGTTCTTTTTAATTCATCATAAACGACAATAATTACATGAAAAATATCAACAGACACTGAAAAAATCGAAATAGCTACTTGTTATTCACAACGGATGTAATTTTTACCAGTAGCTGCTGTCACCTAAGTTGAACCAGTCTCTTCTTCTTGAGAGGGACTGCTCTATCCTTAATGAATTTGGAGTTGGTACTTCTATACGGTATTCCGCTTGTATAGTGTATACAATGGTATATActcgtatacattcatatacatatatatatatatatatatatatatatatatatatatatatatatatatatatatatatatatatatatatatatatatatatatatatatatatatatatatatatatatatatgtgtttgtgtgtgtgtgtgtgtgtgtgtgtgtgtgtgtgtgtgtgtgtgtgggcgtgtgtgtgtgtgtgtgtgtgtgtgtgtgtgtgtgtgtgtgtgtgtgtatatgtgtgtgtgtgtttgtgtgtgtgtgtgtgtgtgtgtgtgtgtgtgtgtgtgtgtgtgtgtgtgtgtgtgtatgtgtgtgtgtgtgtgtgtgtgtatatatatacatatatatatatatatatatatatatatatatatatatatatatatatatatatatatatatatatatgtatatatatatataaaatatatatattatatatatatatatatatatatatatattatatatatatatatatatatatatgtgtgtgtgtgtgtgcgtgtttgtgtgtgtgtgtgtgtgtttgtgtgtgtgtgtgtgtgtgtgtgtgtgtgtgtgtgtgtgtgtgtatgtggatttatatatatatatatgtatattatatatctatatatatatatactatatatatatatatatatattattatatatatgtgtgtgtgtgtgtgtgtgtgtgtgtgtgtgtatacacacatatgtaaatattatatatatatatatatatattttatatatatatattatatatatatatattatacacacacacaccacacacaccaccacacaccacacacacacacacacacatatatatatatatatatatatattatatatatatatatatatatatatatatatatatatatatatatgtgtgtgtgtgtgtgggtgtgtgtgtgtgtgtgtgtgtgtgtgtgtgtgtgtgtgtgtgtgtgtgtgtttatcaatatgtatctatctatatatgtatatatgtgcctacatatacatagatatatacaaatatatatatacatacacacacacacacacacacacacacacacacacacacacacacacacacacacacacacacacacgtatatgcatgtacatataaatatgcacatgcacatatacatatatacatacatacacacacacacacacacacagagagaaagagagtgaagagagagagagagagagagagagagagagagagagagagagagagagagagagagagagagagagatggaaaaacacatacaaattgcatataaacacaaataagtataaataagtataatatagaaACAAAATTTATCGAAAAAATATTACCTGAACAGGAGGGTCTTTACGCtttaaaacgaagaagaagaagcaacaggAGGTTAAGATCACTGCCAATACTAATCCAACAATTATCACAACCACgactatatatatgtcatcatcttCCATTCCACCGGATGAATCAGTGGAAGTGGATCCTTCCTCAATGGTGCTGGAGCTAGGTGAGGTAGTcgaatccacagaggaatcagttggagaagtggtcgattGGAAGGGGGACGTGGTTGAATCCATAGAGGAGCttgggaaagtagaagaaatggtgggctcCAAAGAGGAGCTGGACGAGGAGTAGcctgaagaagagctggtgtaagTTGAAGAGGTTTCTAAGCCCACGGAAGAGCTTGAGTAAGTAGAGGAGCTGGAGTCCTCAgtggtggtagttgaggtgatgtCAGTTGGAGAAGTGGTGGAATCCAGGATGATGTGGAAAAGCTTGAAGGGAAGGGGTTGTGTCCGTACTTGAAGAGGTAGTTGATTCCATAGAGGAGCTGGAGTAagttggagagtctgtggaagagcTGGAGTAGATTGGAGATGTAGTTGTTTCATCTGGTGAGTAGTGAAAccacagaggaatcagttggagaagtgtcgattggaaggaggaggtggtgaatcCACAGAGGAGCtagaagaaatggtgggctcCAAAGAGGAGCTGGATTGAGGAGTAACTGAAGAAGGGTTAGTGTATGTTGAAGAGGTTTCTGAGC encodes:
- the LOC119587771 gene encoding uncharacterized protein DDB_G0271670-like, which translates into the protein MSSIYSSFSTDSPTYFTTTSLDSTTSPTYLPSTTTTDDSTSSTYSSSPTETSSTYTSSSLEPPFLLLFQAPPWIQPSSRTTSPTDSSLLYGINYLFKDGHNHFFKLFHIILGFDHFSNLPHLNYTTEDSTSSTYSHSSIETSLTSTSSSSGYSSSSSSLEPISSSTIPSSSMDSTMSSSNRPLLQLIPLWIQVLQLAPAPLIFGAHQFYLAKLLYDSTTPYVPTTSSHTDSSVDSTTPTSSSTNSPLIPPPLWNQVPLQVWTQPLLQLFHIIFGFHHSSNLLTSTTTTEESSSSTDSSSSTGSETSSTYTNPSSMKQLHLQSTPALPQTLQLTPAPLWNQLPLQVRTQPLPFKLFHIILDSTTSPTDITSTTTTEDSSSSTYSSSSVGLETSSTYTSSSSGYSSSSSSLEPTISSTFPSSSMDSTTSPFQSTTSPTDSSVDSTTSPSSSTIEEGSTSTDSSGGMEDDDIYIVVVVIIVGLVLAVILTSCCFFFFVLKRKDPPVQDLEGQLPRVNESDSLYEISIPRASLVPFTRQLTPWGVQNPVTIRDDENEDLELPEDRGSNPYALDQIDLHSFSLQRFLRDIQDARAPTLSGSFRLPRL